Below is a window of Nocardia asteroides DNA.
CAGTGCGATTTTCATCGGTTCGGACTCCGTTCGCCTCGAGGAAGTGGTTCAGGAAGCTTGTGCGATGGTCTGCGGGATGCGGCAGCTCGCCCGTTGCAGACCGACCTTCTCCATGATCAGACTGGCGGGACACCATCCGACCGCGGAGTAGAAGACCAGGTTGGCGCCAACGAAGCCGGTGAGGAGCAGCCACCACGGCGAGAACGCCAGTGTCAGTGCCACACTCAGCAGAACCATCACCCCTGCCATGAGCGGCACAACTCGTTCGACGGTCCAGCCCTGGTGACGAGGAAGGCTTTTCACGGGCGACTCCCCTTTCGTGTAGATCTGTCAGGCGAGGGCGAGGAAGAGCTTCTCGAGCTCGGCTTCGCTCATCGGTTCCTTGCCGTCCTCGGACTCCCCGGTCAGGCACTCGCGCAGGCCGCTGGCCACGATCTTGAATCCGGCCCGGTCCAGCGCGCGTGAGACCGCGGCAAGCTGTGTCACCACGTCCTTGCAGTCACGTCCGTCCTCGATCATCGAGATAACCCCGGCGAGCTGCCCGTGCGCGCGACGCAACCGGTTGAGAACCAGCGCGATGCTCTCTTCGTTTCCGACCATGGCGATTCCTTTCAGCGATCCTGACCCACTATACCCCAGGGGGTATGCAGGAGGCCGTGATCCGCCTCATGCATACCCCGTCGCGTCAGCCGTGCGAGAAGCTGATGTTCGGCAGGATCCTGCGCAGCCAGACCGGAGACCACCAGGCGGCATGGCCGGTCAGGCGTAGCAGAACCGGCAGCAGCACGAGGCGGATGAGGACCGCGTCGAGCAGGACGGCGACACCGAGGATGATGCCCATTTCCTTCGGCGGCAGCGGTTCGGCCAGGGCGAAGGTGAAGAACACCGCCACCATTACCGCCGCCGCCGCGGCGATGACGCGGCCGGAGTGCGCGAGGCCCATGACGTGGGCGACCTTCGGGTCACCCGACTCCTCGTAGTGTTCCTTGGCGGTCGAGAGCAAGAACACCGTGTAGTCCATCGCGATGGCGAAGATCATCGCGAAGAAGAACACCGGGCCCCAGCCGTCGAGGAAGCCTTGCGGTGTGAAGCCGAGCAGGCTCGCCCCGTGTCCGTCCTGGAAGATCAGCTTGGCGACCCCGAACGCAGCCGCGGTGGAGAGCAGGCTCACCACGGTGCCCAGGAGGGCGATCAGCGGTGCTTGCAGTGCGACCAGCAGCAGCACGAATCCGAGGACCAGGATGATGCCGACGATCAGCGGCAGGTAATCGTTCAGCGCTTGCTGTAGGTCGAGGTTCTCCGCCGGAGCACCGCCGACGAGCGCCTGTTCGGGTAGGTCCGAACGCAGTTGGGTCAGGATCGAGACCATCGCCTCGTCGGAGGGATCGACATTCGGGATCGCTTGCAGCATCACATAGTCCGAGCCATCCATGGCAGGCTGCGGCGGGGTGACCATGGCGATGCCGTCGGCCGCCGAGGCTGCCACCGCGGTCGCCTCGGCCTGGGCGGCGGGGGCGACGATCTGGAGCATGCCCGGCGCACCCTCGCCCATCTGCGCCTGAACCAGCTCGTAGCCCTGACGGACCGGGGCGCCGCCGGGAACCACCTCGATCGAGGGCATCGCGACCTTGAGCCCCAGCACGGGGATCGACAGCGCGATCAGCACCAGCAACGATCCGATGGCGAACGGCCACGGGTGCTTGTGCAGCAGGTGGCCCCATGCCTCGAACAACGGGGACCGGTGCTGTTGCCTCTTGGCGATCGGCAGCGCGCCGGCGTTGACCTTCCGTCCGAGCTTGCCGAGCACGGCAGGCAGCAGGGTCAAGGTGGCGGCGAGAACGAACGTGACCGCGAGCATGATGCCGACAGCCATGGTCCGCACGGCGGGGGCGGGAACCAGCAGGACGGCGGACAGGGACACGAGCACGGTCAGCCCCGAGAGGACGACAGCCTTACCTGCGGTGTCCATGGTCTCGGCGACGGCGGCGCGGGCGTCGCCGGTCCTGCCCAGCGCGTCCCGGAACCGCGCGACGATGAACAGGGCGTAGTCGATGCCGAGGGCGAGGGCGAACATCATCGCGAAGTTCATGGCCCACACCGAGATCGGCGTCACAGAGTTGAGCAGCACCAGGCCACCTGCCGACGCGACCAGACCTGCGAGGGTGAGCAGCAACGGCAGTCCCGCGGCGACGAGGGAGCCGAACGCCAGCACCATGATCGCGAGGGTGACCGGCCAGGACAGCATCTCGGCCTGGATCATCGCGTCGTGGTTGGCCTTGTTGAAGTCACTCCACAGCGCCGACGCACCGGTGGGATAGATCTCGATGTCGGCGGTCGACAGTGCGCCCAGTTCGCCCTTGAGTTCGTCGACGGCCTTGACCATGTCGTCGGTGCTCGCGTTCGCCCCGGCGATCAGGATGCCGGTGTGTCCGTCAGGGCTGATCGACATGCCGGGTTGAGGTGCGATGACCTCGCCGAACCGCGGGTCGGCGGCGAACACCGCGGTGACGTCGGTGAGCACTTCCCGGACCTGCGGATCCGTGACGGCGAGGGTGTCCGAATGCACGACGACCTGCACCGCGGCGGAGGAGTTCCCGCCGAAATGTTGCTGGGCCAACTCGCGGACCTGCACCGATTCCGAGCCGTTGGCCTGCCAGCCGGCGCCCGCCAACGAAGTGAACACGCTCGGGGCCGCGGTCCCGAGCGCGACCAACGCAATCAGCCACACCCCGAAAACCCACTTCGCATGCGTGGCCATGGTTGCGCCCATGCGCGCCAGTACGCCGCCCACCGCCGAAAGGGCGGCGTCTCCCGGCTTCGGCTGTGTCGTCACCGACGACAGGTCGTCGGTGACAGCGTTCTTGCTGCTCATTTCGGAGCTCTCCTTATACGGGTGGGGGTATACGAACGGGCGTAGTGCGCCACTGGGAACTAATGCGGAGCCGCCCCTCGGGCGGCCGAAACTGCGGACTACCGCTCGCCACGGTATACCCCTGGGGGTAATTTGCATACCCCTGGGGGTACCTAGCGGCCGGGCGGAGCGAAGGCCATGGTTCTCAACATGAGGGCGAGGAACGACAGCCAGCAGATGGCGCCGCCGGTGCTGCCGACGGGGCCAACCGGGCCAGTTGCGCGGCCCCACTGTCGAGACGGTTGCCCCGCCCTACGCCCCATGGGAGCCGCAGCGCGTACGGGGAGAGGCGTACAGGTCTGCAGTTGTTTCGATCGCGTGAGGCCCATGAGGGATCGCACGCTCCTGGGAGTTCCAATCTCAGGGTTCGCCCTATGCCCGCCGTCTCGCGGTCATGGCGTTTCGAGCCCAGCG
It encodes the following:
- a CDS encoding MMPL family transporter, whose translation is MSSKNAVTDDLSSVTTQPKPGDAALSAVGGVLARMGATMATHAKWVFGVWLIALVALGTAAPSVFTSLAGAGWQANGSESVQVRELAQQHFGGNSSAAVQVVVHSDTLAVTDPQVREVLTDVTAVFAADPRFGEVIAPQPGMSISPDGHTGILIAGANASTDDMVKAVDELKGELGALSTADIEIYPTGASALWSDFNKANHDAMIQAEMLSWPVTLAIMVLAFGSLVAAGLPLLLTLAGLVASAGGLVLLNSVTPISVWAMNFAMMFALALGIDYALFIVARFRDALGRTGDARAAVAETMDTAGKAVVLSGLTVLVSLSAVLLVPAPAVRTMAVGIMLAVTFVLAATLTLLPAVLGKLGRKVNAGALPIAKRQQHRSPLFEAWGHLLHKHPWPFAIGSLLVLIALSIPVLGLKVAMPSIEVVPGGAPVRQGYELVQAQMGEGAPGMLQIVAPAAQAEATAVAASAADGIAMVTPPQPAMDGSDYVMLQAIPNVDPSDEAMVSILTQLRSDLPEQALVGGAPAENLDLQQALNDYLPLIVGIILVLGFVLLLVALQAPLIALLGTVVSLLSTAAAFGVAKLIFQDGHGASLLGFTPQGFLDGWGPVFFFAMIFAIAMDYTVFLLSTAKEHYEESGDPKVAHVMGLAHSGRVIAAAAAVMVAVFFTFALAEPLPPKEMGIILGVAVLLDAVLIRLVLLPVLLRLTGHAAWWSPVWLRRILPNISFSHG
- a CDS encoding metal-sensitive transcriptional regulator, which gives rise to MVGNEESIALVLNRLRRAHGQLAGVISMIEDGRDCKDVVTQLAAVSRALDRAGFKIVASGLRECLTGESEDGKEPMSEAELEKLFLALA
- a CDS encoding YgaP family membrane protein; amino-acid sequence: MAGVMVLLSVALTLAFSPWWLLLTGFVGANLVFYSAVGWCPASLIMEKVGLQRASCRIPQTIAQAS